AAGCAAGTTCAACTCTCTTTCTTTCTCCTCCACTTAAGCTTTTATCCACAAATCTTTTCATATAAAGAAATGGATCAAGTCCTACTTTCTCCAAGGCTTCCTCTACTTCATCTTTTGTCACATCCAACTTACCACCAAGTGTTAAATAAGTATAAACATTCAATCCTTCATATCTTGCAGGTTCTTGCCACATTAAAGTTATTCCCAATCTTGAACGTTCATACACATTTTTTTGGGTTATATCTTTTCCATCTAAAAATATCTTTCCTTCCGTTGGTTTGTAATCTTCCAATCCCATAATTAAATATCCTATAGTACTTTTTCCAGCACCATTAGTACCTAAAATAGAATATTTCTTTCCTACAGAAAAACTTAAAGATATATTGTCTAAAATCTTTTTATCTGAAACACTATAAGAAAT
This genomic window from Thermosipho affectus contains:
- a CDS encoding ATP-binding cassette domain-containing protein codes for the protein MLKLENISYSVSDKKILDNISLSFSVGKKYSILGTNGAGKSTIGYLIMGLEDYKPTEGKIFLDGKDITQKNVYERSRLGITLMWQEPARYEGLNVYTYLTLGGKLDVTKDEVEEALEKVGLDPFLYMKRFVDKSLSGGERKRVELASIILLKPKYVIFDEPDSGIDIMSLDMINNIVDYVVSYGGTPIVITHREEMAYNTDEAYLLCAGKILAHDNTKKVIEIFKNLCNACDHPNVPVTKELKIDGR